In Terriglobales bacterium, the following proteins share a genomic window:
- the trmFO gene encoding methylenetetrahydrofolate--tRNA-(uracil(54)-C(5))-methyltransferase (FADH(2)-oxidizing) TrmFO, protein MEQIKIIGAGLAGSEAAWQLARRGFAVELFEMRPTRSTPAHQTADFAELVCSNSLKSASENTAPWLLKEEMRRAGSLLLRLAERCAVPAGHALAVDRTVFAAEVTRAISAEPLITIRRAEVTRLDEAGGVTIIATGPLTSDALSREVARLCGTDHLYFYDSISPIVEADSIDMSRVYMAARYDKGTADYINCPMSREEYDRFYDALMAAQSAEGHHWEDLNYFEGCLPIEEIARRGRDTLRFGPMKPVGLIDARTGKQPYAVVQLRRENLRADSYNLVGFQNHLRYGEQARVLRLIPGLENARFVRYGQIHRNTYINAPTLLEPTLQMRAHPRVFFAGQICGVEGYVESIAMGLLAGIGAARLAGAEGIESPPRESAFGSLAHYITHANAKNFQPANITFDLLPQLDEGTRRRVRDKKERHRLQCERALAAFDAWLARQERPAPAQAV, encoded by the coding sequence ATGGAGCAGATCAAAATTATCGGCGCCGGCCTTGCCGGCTCGGAAGCTGCATGGCAGCTGGCGCGGCGCGGGTTCGCAGTCGAGCTGTTTGAAATGCGGCCGACGCGCTCCACGCCGGCGCACCAGACGGCCGACTTCGCCGAACTGGTGTGCTCCAACTCGCTGAAGAGCGCGAGCGAAAACACCGCGCCGTGGCTGCTCAAGGAAGAGATGCGCCGCGCCGGTTCGCTCCTGCTGCGCCTCGCCGAGCGCTGCGCCGTTCCCGCCGGCCACGCACTCGCCGTGGACCGAACGGTCTTTGCCGCTGAGGTCACGCGCGCCATTTCAGCCGAGCCGCTCATCACGATCCGCCGCGCGGAAGTCACGCGTTTGGACGAAGCCGGCGGCGTCACCATCATCGCCACCGGACCTCTGACATCGGACGCGCTCTCGCGCGAGGTCGCGCGGCTCTGCGGGACGGACCATCTCTACTTCTACGACTCGATTTCCCCGATCGTCGAAGCCGATTCGATCGACATGTCGCGCGTGTACATGGCGGCGCGCTACGACAAAGGCACTGCCGACTACATCAACTGCCCGATGTCGCGCGAGGAGTACGACCGCTTTTACGATGCTCTGATGGCGGCGCAGTCGGCGGAAGGACACCACTGGGAGGACCTGAACTACTTCGAAGGCTGCCTGCCGATCGAGGAAATTGCGCGGCGCGGGCGGGACACGCTGCGCTTTGGCCCGATGAAGCCGGTGGGCCTGATCGATGCGCGCACCGGCAAGCAGCCGTACGCGGTGGTGCAGTTGCGCCGCGAAAACCTGCGCGCCGACAGCTACAACCTGGTCGGATTCCAGAACCATTTGCGCTACGGAGAGCAGGCGCGCGTGCTGCGGCTCATCCCCGGCCTGGAGAATGCCCGCTTCGTGCGCTACGGGCAGATCCATCGCAATACATACATCAACGCGCCCACGCTGCTCGAGCCGACGCTGCAGATGCGCGCACACCCGCGCGTGTTCTTCGCGGGGCAGATTTGCGGCGTGGAAGGATACGTGGAGTCCATCGCGATGGGGCTGCTGGCCGGGATCGGCGCGGCGCGACTTGCCGGGGCGGAGGGCATCGAGTCACCGCCGCGCGAGTCGGCGTTCGGTTCGCTGGCGCACTACATCACGCACGCCAACGCGAAGAATTTCCAGCCGGCGAACATTACCTTCGACCTGCTGCCGCAACTCGACGAGGGAACACGCCGCCGCGTGCGCGACAAAAAGGAGCGCCACCGGTTGCAGTGCGAGCGCGCACTGGCCGCGTTCGACGCCTGGCTGGCCCGGCAGGAGCGTCCTGCACCGGCGCAGGCGGTCTGA
- a CDS encoding GNAT family N-acetyltransferase: MTAPSATSLAIRSATRDDVALILRFIRDLAEYEKAPEQAVATEADLQRDGFGSAPLFHVELAFWNDEPAGFALWFPNYSTWRGRAGLYLEDLFVRPEFRGRGIGKALLRRLAQITVEKGWYGMRWLVLDWNKPSIEFYDALGAERMSEWLAYRLSGEPLKRLAGKIS, from the coding sequence ATGACCGCGCCATCCGCCACATCGCTCGCGATTCGCAGCGCCACGCGCGACGACGTTGCCCTGATTCTGCGCTTCATCCGCGACCTGGCCGAGTACGAGAAAGCGCCCGAGCAGGCAGTCGCGACCGAAGCCGATTTGCAGCGCGACGGATTCGGCAGCGCGCCGCTCTTCCACGTCGAGCTCGCGTTCTGGAACGACGAACCAGCCGGGTTTGCGCTGTGGTTTCCGAACTATTCAACCTGGCGCGGGCGCGCCGGACTCTACCTGGAAGACCTGTTCGTCCGGCCCGAGTTTCGCGGACGCGGCATCGGCAAGGCGCTGCTGCGGCGGCTGGCGCAAATCACGGTGGAGAAAGGCTGGTATGGAATGCGCTGGCTGGTGCTCGATTGGAACAAGCCCAGCATCGAGTTCTACGACGCGCTGGGCGCTGAGCGCATGAGCGAATGGCTCGCCTATCGGCTGAGCGGAGAACCGCTGAAGCGGCTGGCGGGGAAGATCTCCTAG